The proteins below are encoded in one region of Thermococcus peptonophilus:
- a CDS encoding S8 family serine peptidase, translated as MKKFGAVVLALFLVGLMAGSVLAAPQKPAVRNVPQQKNYGLLTPGLFKKVQRMNWNQEVSTIIMFDNPADKEKAIRILNLLGAKIKYNYHIIPALAVKIKVKDLLIIAGLMDTGYFGNAQLSGVQFIQEDYKVQVAVDTEGLDESAAQVMATNMWNLGYDGSGITIGIIDTGIDASHPDLQGKVIGWVDFVNGKTTPYDDNGHGTHVASIAAGTGAASNGKYKGMAPGAKLVGIKVLGGDGSGSISDIINGVDWAVQNKDKYGIKVINLSLGSSQSSDGTDSLSQAVNNAWDAGIVVCVAAGNSGPDKYTVGSPAAASKVITVGAVDKYDVITDFSSRGPTADNRLKPEVVAPGNWIIAARASGTQLTDVTIGDYYVAAPGTSMATPHVAGIAALLLQAHPDWTPDKVKKALIETADIVKPDEIADIAYGAGRVNAYKAAHYDSLSKLTFTGSVADKGSQSHQFTISGASFVTATLYWDNSGSDIDLYLYDPNGNEVDYSYTAYYGFEKVGYYNPTDGTWTIKVVSYSGSANYQVDVVSDGTLGQPSGGGSEPAPSPSPQPSVNEKTFTGTVSYHDYNVHQMTVNSGATKITGDLTGSSYDDLDLYLYDPNQNLVDRSENYGSSEHVEYSNPAPGTWYFLVYAYDTYYYSANYQLDVKVYYG; from the coding sequence ATGAAGAAGTTTGGAGCGGTAGTGCTGGCCCTGTTCCTTGTTGGTCTTATGGCAGGCAGTGTCCTTGCAGCCCCCCAGAAGCCGGCAGTTCGCAATGTTCCCCAGCAGAAGAACTACGGTCTTCTCACCCCAGGCCTCTTCAAGAAAGTCCAGAGGATGAACTGGAATCAGGAAGTTAGCACAATCATAATGTTCGACAACCCGGCCGACAAGGAGAAGGCCATTAGGATACTCAACCTTCTCGGCGCCAAGATCAAATACAACTACCACATTATACCTGCCCTTGCAGTCAAGATAAAGGTGAAGGACCTCCTTATAATTGCAGGCCTTATGGATACCGGCTACTTTGGAAATGCACAGCTCTCAGGTGTCCAGTTCATCCAGGAGGACTACAAGGTTCAGGTTGCTGTTGACACCGAGGGCCTCGACGAGTCCGCTGCCCAAGTCATGGCCACCAACATGTGGAACCTCGGCTACGACGGTTCTGGAATAACCATCGGTATCATCGACACCGGTATCGACGCTTCCCACCCAGACCTCCAGGGTAAGGTTATCGGATGGGTTGACTTCGTCAACGGAAAGACCACTCCCTACGACGACAATGGCCACGGAACCCACGTCGCTTCGATAGCCGCTGGAACCGGTGCGGCAAGCAACGGCAAGTACAAGGGTATGGCCCCCGGTGCCAAGCTCGTTGGCATTAAGGTTCTCGGTGGAGACGGAAGCGGTAGCATCTCCGACATCATCAATGGTGTCGACTGGGCGGTCCAGAACAAGGACAAGTACGGAATAAAGGTCATCAACCTTTCCCTCGGCTCGAGCCAGAGCTCCGACGGTACCGACTCCCTCAGCCAGGCCGTTAACAATGCCTGGGACGCTGGAATAGTTGTCTGCGTTGCCGCTGGAAACAGCGGGCCGGACAAGTACACCGTCGGCTCACCGGCAGCGGCAAGCAAGGTCATAACCGTCGGTGCGGTTGACAAGTACGACGTCATAACCGACTTCTCAAGCCGCGGCCCGACCGCCGACAACAGGCTCAAGCCTGAAGTGGTCGCTCCGGGCAACTGGATTATAGCAGCTCGCGCCAGCGGAACCCAGCTCACCGACGTCACCATCGGCGACTACTACGTTGCCGCCCCCGGAACCTCTATGGCAACCCCGCACGTCGCAGGTATCGCCGCCCTTCTTCTCCAGGCCCACCCGGACTGGACTCCCGACAAGGTCAAGAAGGCTCTCATTGAGACCGCTGACATAGTCAAGCCCGATGAGATAGCGGACATCGCCTACGGTGCCGGTAGGGTGAACGCCTACAAGGCTGCACACTACGACAGCCTCTCCAAGCTCACCTTCACTGGCTCTGTTGCTGACAAGGGAAGCCAGAGCCACCAGTTCACGATAAGCGGGGCTTCATTCGTCACGGCAACGCTCTACTGGGACAACAGCGGAAGCGACATTGACCTCTACCTCTACGACCCGAACGGAAACGAGGTCGACTACTCCTATACAGCCTACTACGGCTTCGAAAAGGTCGGCTATTACAACCCGACTGACGGCACCTGGACGATAAAGGTCGTCAGCTACAGCGGCTCAGCTAACTACCAGGTTGATGTCGTCAGCGACGGAACCCTAGGCCAGCCAAGCGGTGGAGGAAGTGAGCCAGCTCCGAGCCCCTCACCACAGCCGAGCGTCAACGAGAAGACCTTCACAGGCACAGTCAGCTACCACGATTACAACGTCCACCAGATGACCGTCAACAGCGGCGCAACCAAGATAACCGGCGACCTTACCGGAAGCAGCTACGACGACCTCGACCTCTACCTCTACGACCCGAACCAGAACCTAGTTGACCGCTCCGAGAACTACGGCTCAAGCGAGCACGTTGAGTACAGCAATCCAGCTCCGGGAACCTGGTACTTCCTTGTCTATGCCTACGACACTTACTACTACAGCGCCAACTACCAGCTCGACGTCAAGGTCTACTACGGGTGA
- a CDS encoding helix-turn-helix domain-containing protein: MLEKEKEALAKRIAGEITLSSDPGKTMRKWREIFGISQTELADYLGVSSSVISDYEGGRRKSPGASTIRKFVEALLEIDERRGGNVIRAFSKTIEGELPTDAILDIREFAVPVPIKEVVEAVKGEVAANHDLLDRKIYGYTVVDSIRAILEMSSEEFLKLYGWTTERALVFTKVTTGRSPMIAVRVQGLKPAVIVLHGVKKLDELAVKLAERERIPLVVSKASSENELINGLRKLVEKTEKEF, encoded by the coding sequence ATGCTGGAGAAAGAAAAGGAAGCCCTTGCCAAGAGAATCGCGGGTGAGATAACCCTTTCTTCTGACCCCGGCAAGACAATGAGGAAATGGCGCGAGATCTTCGGCATAAGTCAAACTGAACTTGCTGACTATCTAGGAGTTTCATCTTCAGTCATTAGCGACTATGAGGGTGGGAGGAGAAAAAGCCCCGGCGCCTCGACAATAAGAAAATTTGTTGAGGCCCTCCTTGAGATAGACGAGAGGAGGGGTGGCAACGTCATAAGAGCCTTTAGTAAGACGATTGAGGGTGAGCTCCCGACGGATGCTATTCTCGATATTCGTGAGTTTGCAGTTCCAGTTCCGATAAAGGAAGTTGTCGAGGCCGTTAAAGGTGAGGTTGCTGCAAACCACGACCTTCTTGACAGAAAGATATACGGCTACACCGTAGTGGACAGCATACGGGCAATCCTTGAGATGAGCAGCGAGGAGTTCCTTAAGCTCTACGGCTGGACGACCGAGAGGGCGCTGGTGTTTACAAAGGTGACCACCGGCAGGAGCCCCATGATAGCAGTCCGCGTCCAGGGCCTTAAGCCGGCCGTGATAGTGCTACACGGCGTCAAAAAGCTCGACGAGCTGGCAGTTAAACTTGCCGAGCGTGAAAGGATTCCTCTTGTGGTATCGAAGGCCTCAAGTGAGAACGAACTCATCAACGGCCTCAGGAAGCTGGTCGAGAAAACTGAAAAGGAGTTTTAG
- a CDS encoding cysteine synthase family protein translates to MYFAKLEFFNPFSRSIKDRAVFNLVMNALKRGDINGTRRLFEATSGNVGISMAAISNIFGVEFRAYLPKPTPKATVSLLKVLGAEVVKTDFEVIDREMIEFVRDEAEKVGAVNLNQFENDDNFEAHHRYTAREIDEQLRSIGASPDVIIAGVGTSGHIAGIAKYFKERYDTKVIGVIPAKGEKIPGIKRLETKPKWFFDAGIDEVVEVTQREAIEGSIQVARREGILIGLSSGAVVSAFERVRDKYSGTAILIFPDDAFKYVEVFEKYLCEDQ, encoded by the coding sequence ATGTATTTTGCGAAGTTAGAGTTCTTTAACCCCTTCAGCAGGAGCATAAAGGACAGGGCTGTTTTTAACCTCGTGATGAACGCTCTGAAGCGCGGGGACATCAACGGCACCAGACGGCTTTTTGAAGCGACTTCCGGAAACGTCGGCATATCAATGGCAGCCATATCGAACATTTTTGGCGTTGAATTCAGGGCCTATCTACCTAAACCAACTCCAAAAGCGACAGTGAGCCTTTTGAAAGTCCTTGGAGCAGAGGTCGTGAAAACAGACTTTGAGGTAATTGACCGGGAGATGATTGAATTCGTCAGGGATGAGGCAGAGAAAGTGGGGGCAGTGAACCTGAACCAGTTCGAGAACGACGACAACTTTGAGGCCCACCACAGGTACACGGCGAGGGAAATAGACGAACAGCTCAGGAGCATAGGAGCGAGCCCTGATGTAATAATCGCTGGAGTCGGGACTTCTGGACACATAGCTGGTATTGCGAAGTACTTCAAAGAGCGCTACGATACGAAAGTCATCGGGGTGATTCCTGCTAAGGGCGAGAAGATTCCTGGCATAAAACGGCTCGAAACAAAACCTAAGTGGTTTTTTGACGCTGGCATTGATGAGGTCGTCGAGGTAACACAGAGGGAAGCGATTGAGGGGTCCATCCAAGTGGCCAGGAGGGAAGGCATCTTAATAGGCCTCAGCTCTGGTGCCGTGGTCAGTGCCTTTGAGAGGGTTAGAGACAAGTACTCCGGAACGGCGATCCTGATATTTCCAGACGACGCGTTTAAGTACGTTGAGGTGTTTGAGAAATACCTATGCGAGGATCAGTGA
- a CDS encoding 4-phosphopantoate--beta-alanine ligase encodes MVNIPKSHPRYWSLYYREKIIEGMEKGMTAKAGLIAHGRGEAFDYLIGEKTIEPAERAMRAAVAKFLLAEHPVISVNGNVAALVPKETIELAKVINAKLEINLFYRTEERVKAIAEELRKYDPEIEILGINPTKRIPGLEHERGKVDENGIWKADVVLVPLEDGDRTEALVRMGKFVVTVDLNPLSRSARMADITIVDNIVRAYPRMIELAREMKDYSREELLKIIEEYDNGKNLSDVLLHIRDRLTKLAEEGIWRRKELE; translated from the coding sequence ATGGTGAACATCCCGAAGAGTCACCCACGCTACTGGAGCCTCTACTACCGTGAAAAAATAATAGAGGGGATGGAGAAGGGAATGACGGCCAAAGCCGGACTAATAGCTCACGGACGCGGAGAGGCCTTTGACTACCTTATCGGTGAGAAAACAATAGAGCCGGCTGAGAGGGCAATGAGGGCCGCCGTTGCGAAGTTCCTTCTGGCGGAGCATCCAGTAATCTCAGTGAACGGAAACGTCGCAGCTCTCGTTCCAAAGGAGACCATCGAGCTGGCAAAGGTCATCAACGCGAAGCTTGAGATAAACCTCTTCTACCGCACGGAGGAGAGAGTTAAGGCCATAGCAGAGGAGCTTAGGAAGTACGACCCAGAGATAGAGATACTCGGTATCAACCCGACGAAGAGAATTCCTGGCCTTGAGCACGAGCGCGGAAAGGTTGATGAAAACGGCATATGGAAGGCCGACGTGGTTCTTGTTCCCCTCGAAGACGGTGACAGAACGGAGGCACTTGTAAGAATGGGCAAGTTTGTCGTTACCGTTGACCTAAACCCCCTCTCAAGGAGCGCCAGGATGGCCGACATAACCATAGTGGACAACATCGTAAGGGCTTACCCAAGAATGATAGAGCTCGCGAGGGAGATGAAAGACTACAGCAGGGAAGAGCTCCTCAAGATCATAGAAGAGTACGACAACGGCAAGAACCTCAGCGATGTTCTGCTCCACATAAGGGACAGGCTAACGAAGCTGGCGGAAGAGGGGATATGGAGAAGGAAAGAACTTGAGTGA
- a CDS encoding sulfide/dihydroorotate dehydrogenase-like FAD/NAD-binding protein, which yields MGYKITAKENLSVIDFFMEVEAPHVARSWKPGQFLVLIVDEKGERVPMSVYYADEDTGRVGMFIRRHGVTTFKLWYEKQVGDELLSVAGPLGKPIEVKHYGNVVFAADAVCAQAECYATLKAMKEAGNYTIAIHSFETKDHVYPEKFLSKPVADEFYITTEDGSVGRKGHYLDVLKELIEQDKVDIVFAGGKLGSLKKLAELTRPYGIPTITTVRQIMVDGTGMCGSCRILYDGEVKFACRDGPMFDAHKVDWDDVIRRDSRFAEQQALARERYLAKLKEKGVI from the coding sequence GTGGGATATAAGATAACAGCCAAGGAGAACCTCTCGGTGATAGACTTCTTCATGGAGGTGGAAGCGCCGCACGTGGCCCGCTCTTGGAAGCCGGGACAGTTCCTAGTCCTCATCGTGGACGAGAAAGGCGAAAGGGTGCCGATGTCGGTTTACTATGCGGATGAGGATACCGGAAGGGTGGGCATGTTCATAAGGCGCCACGGCGTCACGACCTTCAAGCTCTGGTATGAGAAGCAGGTTGGAGATGAGCTTCTGAGCGTTGCCGGGCCGCTTGGGAAACCAATTGAAGTCAAACACTACGGCAACGTTGTTTTTGCCGCCGATGCCGTCTGCGCCCAGGCCGAGTGCTACGCCACCCTCAAGGCGATGAAGGAAGCCGGCAATTACACCATAGCAATCCACAGCTTCGAGACCAAAGACCACGTCTATCCTGAGAAGTTCCTCTCGAAGCCCGTCGCCGATGAATTCTACATAACGACCGAGGACGGGAGCGTTGGAAGGAAGGGCCACTATCTTGACGTCCTAAAGGAGTTGATTGAGCAGGACAAGGTTGACATTGTTTTCGCGGGTGGAAAGCTTGGAAGCCTCAAGAAGCTCGCAGAACTCACTAGGCCCTACGGCATTCCCACAATAACCACAGTGAGGCAGATAATGGTGGACGGAACCGGGATGTGCGGCTCGTGCAGGATTCTCTACGACGGTGAGGTAAAGTTTGCCTGCAGGGACGGGCCAATGTTCGACGCCCACAAGGTGGACTGGGACGACGTGATAAGAAGAGACTCCCGCTTTGCCGAGCAGCAGGCCCTTGCGAGGGAAAGATATCTCGCCAAGCTCAAGGAGAAGGGGGTGATCTGA
- the gltA gene encoding NADPH-dependent glutamate synthase encodes MARKRPKLIKERVPTPEIPVGERVKSFVEVNLGYDFASAVKEAERCLQCPVEYAPCIKGCPVHINIPGFISKLVEHRDDPDKAVKEALRVIWNDNTLPSVTGRVCPQEDQCEGVCVMGKVGDPINIGKLERFVADYARKHGIEEELLCEFEEKCTGELGKVAVVGAGPAGLTAAGELAKMGYKVTIFEALHKPGGVLAYGIPEFRLPKEILDHELAKLKRLGVEIKTDHVVGRTVTIEELLQEYDAVFIGTGAGTPKLLNVPGILLDRIYSANEFLTRVNLMKAYEFPEYDTPIAIGKKTIVIGAGNTAMDAARSALRLGSEVTIAYRRGREDMTARIEEIKHAEEEGVKFEFFLQPVEFIGDENGRVKAVKFEKMRPLEERDAKGKRKIVGTGEYVTLEADTVIIAIGLEPNRIITETSGLKTNPNGTLVVDENLMTSIPGVFAGGDAIRGEATVILAMGDGKKAAKVIHEYVQAKKKANA; translated from the coding sequence ATGGCCAGGAAGAGGCCCAAGCTTATCAAGGAGAGAGTTCCGACCCCCGAGATTCCAGTCGGAGAGAGGGTAAAGAGCTTTGTCGAGGTGAACCTCGGCTACGACTTCGCCTCTGCCGTTAAGGAGGCTGAACGTTGTTTGCAGTGTCCCGTTGAGTACGCTCCGTGTATTAAGGGCTGTCCCGTTCACATCAACATTCCGGGCTTCATAAGTAAGCTCGTTGAGCACCGCGACGATCCGGACAAGGCCGTCAAAGAAGCTCTAAGGGTAATCTGGAACGACAACACCCTGCCATCTGTAACCGGAAGGGTCTGTCCGCAGGAAGACCAGTGTGAGGGTGTCTGTGTGATGGGCAAGGTTGGAGACCCGATTAACATCGGCAAGCTGGAGAGGTTTGTGGCGGATTACGCGAGGAAGCACGGAATAGAGGAGGAACTCCTCTGCGAGTTCGAGGAGAAGTGCACGGGAGAACTTGGAAAGGTTGCCGTCGTTGGGGCAGGCCCAGCTGGTCTCACCGCCGCTGGAGAGCTCGCGAAGATGGGCTACAAGGTTACCATCTTCGAGGCCCTCCACAAGCCTGGGGGGGTCCTCGCCTACGGAATCCCTGAGTTCAGGCTTCCGAAGGAGATACTCGACCACGAGCTGGCCAAGCTCAAGCGCCTGGGAGTCGAGATAAAGACGGACCACGTCGTTGGAAGGACTGTCACCATTGAGGAGCTCCTTCAGGAGTATGACGCCGTCTTCATTGGAACTGGAGCGGGAACGCCCAAGCTCCTTAACGTTCCAGGAATACTACTCGACAGGATTTACTCGGCCAACGAGTTCCTCACGAGGGTCAACCTCATGAAGGCCTACGAGTTCCCAGAATACGACACGCCGATAGCCATAGGGAAGAAGACGATAGTCATCGGCGCCGGAAACACGGCGATGGACGCCGCCCGCTCTGCCCTCAGGCTGGGAAGCGAGGTGACAATAGCCTACCGCCGTGGAAGGGAGGACATGACTGCTCGTATCGAGGAGATCAAGCACGCCGAGGAGGAGGGCGTCAAGTTCGAGTTCTTCCTCCAGCCGGTTGAGTTCATAGGCGACGAGAACGGCAGGGTCAAGGCAGTCAAGTTCGAGAAGATGAGGCCGCTTGAGGAGAGGGACGCAAAGGGCAAGAGGAAGATAGTTGGCACCGGCGAGTACGTAACGCTTGAAGCGGATACTGTTATCATAGCAATCGGTCTCGAGCCGAACAGGATAATCACCGAGACTTCCGGCCTCAAGACGAATCCGAACGGAACGCTTGTTGTGGATGAGAATCTCATGACCAGCATACCGGGTGTCTTTGCCGGTGGAGATGCGATAAGAGGAGAGGCAACTGTCATCTTAGCTATGGGCGATGGAAAGAAGGCCGCGAAGGTCATCCACGAATACGTACAGGCGAAGAAGAAGGCCAACGCCTGA
- a CDS encoding MBL fold metallo-hydrolase → MRIIPLASESLGVRSLATFVEAGGLRILIDPGVALGPKRYGLSPAEIELKTLQQMRKKLQGYARKADIVTISHYHYDHHTPFFEGLYESSSEEYAREIYAGKILFIKHPTENINFSQRKRAWAFLKNAEPIAKKIEYADGKSFDLGGIKLEFSPAVPHGSEGSKLGFVVMVLIDDGSKRIIHASDIQLLNRKAVEWIIEKNPDLLITGGPPTYLGPKAAGSWETGVKNLNEIIRETDAEVILDHHIVRDKRYPKFFDELEKRPKTFAGYLKVEDRPLEAYRKELHKIENGEEVEVPFGL, encoded by the coding sequence ATGCGCATTATACCTCTCGCCTCGGAAAGCCTTGGTGTTAGGAGCTTGGCGACTTTCGTTGAAGCTGGAGGGCTGAGGATACTGATTGACCCGGGTGTAGCCCTGGGGCCAAAGCGCTATGGACTTTCACCGGCGGAGATCGAGCTAAAGACTCTCCAGCAGATGAGGAAGAAACTGCAAGGCTACGCGAGGAAGGCAGACATCGTGACTATCTCCCACTACCACTACGACCACCATACGCCGTTTTTTGAAGGCCTCTACGAGAGCTCCAGTGAGGAGTACGCAAGGGAGATTTACGCCGGAAAGATTCTCTTCATTAAGCATCCAACCGAGAACATCAACTTCAGCCAGAGAAAGAGGGCGTGGGCCTTCCTCAAGAACGCCGAACCTATAGCGAAGAAAATCGAGTATGCTGACGGAAAAAGCTTTGACCTCGGGGGAATCAAGCTGGAATTCTCTCCAGCCGTTCCGCATGGAAGCGAAGGATCAAAGCTTGGCTTCGTTGTCATGGTTCTCATCGATGACGGGAGCAAAAGAATAATCCACGCCAGCGATATACAGCTGTTGAACAGAAAGGCCGTTGAGTGGATAATCGAGAAGAACCCGGATTTGCTCATAACCGGAGGCCCGCCAACCTACCTCGGTCCAAAGGCGGCTGGTTCGTGGGAGACAGGAGTTAAGAACCTCAACGAGATAATCCGCGAGACGGACGCTGAGGTTATCCTCGACCACCACATAGTTAGGGACAAACGATATCCGAAGTTCTTCGACGAGCTTGAAAAGAGACCAAAGACCTTCGCCGGCTATCTTAAGGTCGAAGATAGGCCGCTTGAAGCATACAGAAAGGAACTTCACAAGATCGAAAATGGGGAGGAAGTGGAGGTTCCCTTCGGTTTATAA
- a CDS encoding nicotinate phosphoribosyltransferase, whose product MRDFYIAHEEDIRAGKTTDVYFIRTQKILREKGIRKKVFADVSTTSLPHGWKWGVLAGIEEVAKLLEGLPVNVYAMPEGTIFHPYEPVLQIEGYYDEFGIYETALLGMLSQASGIATAALRVKIAAKFKPVYSFGIRHMHPAIAPMIDRSAFIGGCDGVSGVLGAEMIGEKPVGTMPHALILTIGDQVKAWKYYDEVMPPEVPRTALVDTLCDEKFEALMAAEALGDRLNAVRLDTPGSRRGNFRKIVEEVRWELDLRGYKHVKIFLSGGLNEESLKELADMADAFGVGSAIASAKPVDFSLDIVEVEGKPITKRGKLSGRKQIYRCENGHYHRVPADKELEKCPVCGAKVEPLLKPLIENGEIVAELPKAREIREYVLEQARRFNLSLD is encoded by the coding sequence ATGAGAGACTTCTACATTGCTCATGAAGAGGATATAAGGGCCGGTAAAACGACCGACGTTTACTTTATTAGAACCCAGAAAATCCTCCGCGAGAAGGGGATAAGGAAGAAGGTCTTCGCCGACGTTTCAACGACTTCACTTCCGCACGGCTGGAAGTGGGGTGTTTTAGCGGGGATAGAAGAGGTCGCGAAGCTTCTCGAGGGCCTTCCGGTGAACGTCTATGCGATGCCTGAAGGAACGATATTCCACCCCTACGAGCCGGTTCTGCAGATAGAGGGCTACTACGACGAGTTCGGCATCTACGAGACGGCCCTCCTCGGAATGCTCAGCCAGGCGAGCGGAATCGCCACCGCCGCCCTCAGAGTCAAGATAGCGGCAAAGTTCAAACCCGTTTACTCCTTCGGGATAAGGCACATGCATCCAGCGATAGCCCCGATGATAGACCGCTCGGCCTTCATCGGCGGGTGTGACGGCGTTTCAGGAGTACTGGGGGCGGAGATGATAGGCGAAAAGCCCGTTGGTACGATGCCTCACGCATTGATCTTAACAATAGGCGACCAGGTGAAGGCTTGGAAGTACTATGACGAGGTCATGCCCCCGGAAGTCCCGAGGACGGCCCTTGTTGATACCCTCTGCGACGAGAAGTTCGAGGCTTTAATGGCGGCAGAGGCCCTTGGAGATAGGCTCAACGCCGTAAGACTGGACACTCCTGGCTCGAGGAGGGGCAACTTCAGAAAGATCGTCGAGGAGGTTCGCTGGGAGCTGGATTTAAGGGGGTACAAGCACGTCAAAATATTTCTCAGCGGAGGACTGAACGAGGAAAGCCTGAAGGAGCTGGCAGATATGGCCGATGCCTTTGGTGTGGGCAGTGCAATAGCGAGTGCAAAGCCGGTTGACTTTTCCCTTGATATCGTGGAAGTCGAAGGAAAGCCGATAACGAAGCGCGGCAAGCTAAGCGGAAGGAAGCAGATCTACCGCTGTGAGAACGGCCACTACCACCGCGTTCCCGCTGATAAGGAGCTTGAGAAGTGCCCGGTCTGCGGCGCTAAGGTCGAACCTCTCCTGAAACCGCTCATAGAAAACGGCGAAATCGTTGCTGAACTTCCAAAGGCGAGGGAGATACGGGAGTACGTTCTGGAGCAGGCGAGGAGATTCAACTTGAGCCTCGATTGA
- a CDS encoding S8 family peptidase translates to MRKTIALVLSIVLLAALFAVPASAEGQNKIRVIVSVDKAKFNPHEVLGIGGHIVYQFKLIPAVVVDVPANAVGKLKKIPGIKKVEFDHQAVLLGKPAGVGKPGSSQPAQTIPWGIERVKAPETWSITDGSSNGVIQVAVLDTGVDYDHPDLADNIAWCVSTLQGRVTTNPAQCKDYNGHGTHVIGTIAALNNDIGVVGVAPGVQIYSIRVLDASGSGSYSDIAIGIEQAILGPDGVADKDGDGIIAGDPDDDAAEVISMSLGGSTDDSYLHDMIIQAYNAGIVIVAASGNDGASSPSYPAAYPEVIAVGAIDSNNQVASWSNRQPEVSAPGVDILSTYPDDSYNTLSGTSMATPHVSGVVALIQAAYYQKYGKILPVGTFDDMSKDTVRGILHITADDLGSPGWDADYGYGVVRADLAVQATLG, encoded by the coding sequence ATGAGAAAAACAATTGCCCTGGTGCTGTCCATAGTATTGCTGGCGGCACTCTTTGCAGTTCCCGCGAGTGCAGAGGGCCAAAACAAAATAAGGGTCATTGTCAGCGTTGACAAGGCCAAGTTCAACCCGCACGAGGTTCTCGGGATAGGGGGACACATAGTCTACCAGTTTAAGCTTATTCCTGCTGTTGTCGTTGATGTTCCAGCCAATGCCGTTGGAAAGCTCAAGAAGATACCTGGCATCAAGAAGGTCGAGTTCGACCATCAGGCGGTTCTTCTCGGAAAGCCCGCTGGAGTCGGCAAACCCGGCTCATCCCAGCCAGCACAGACCATTCCATGGGGAATTGAACGCGTTAAGGCTCCCGAGACCTGGAGCATAACCGACGGCTCAAGCAACGGTGTCATTCAGGTTGCCGTTCTCGATACTGGCGTTGACTACGACCACCCCGACTTAGCTGACAACATAGCCTGGTGCGTTAGCACTCTCCAAGGCAGAGTTACAACGAATCCAGCCCAGTGCAAAGACTACAATGGCCACGGAACCCACGTCATCGGAACGATAGCTGCTCTTAACAACGACATCGGCGTTGTTGGAGTCGCTCCCGGAGTTCAGATTTATTCGATAAGGGTTCTTGACGCGAGCGGAAGCGGCTCTTACAGCGACATAGCCATAGGAATTGAGCAGGCCATACTCGGCCCTGATGGAGTTGCCGACAAAGACGGGGATGGGATAATCGCCGGTGACCCTGACGATGACGCAGCCGAGGTCATAAGCATGTCCCTTGGAGGTTCTACTGACGACAGCTACCTCCACGATATGATAATCCAGGCCTACAACGCAGGCATAGTCATTGTAGCCGCCAGCGGTAACGACGGTGCTTCCAGCCCAAGCTATCCTGCCGCTTATCCGGAGGTCATTGCCGTTGGCGCGATTGACAGCAACAATCAGGTTGCATCTTGGAGCAACCGCCAGCCCGAGGTAAGTGCCCCTGGTGTTGACATTCTCAGCACCTACCCGGACGACAGCTACAACACCCTCAGCGGAACCAGCATGGCCACCCCGCACGTGAGCGGTGTCGTTGCTCTCATACAGGCGGCCTACTACCAGAAGTACGGAAAGATTCTGCCAGTTGGAACCTTCGACGACATGAGCAAAGACACCGTGAGGGGAATCCTCCACATAACGGCTGATGACCTTGGAAGCCCAGGATGGGACGCCGACTACGGCTACGGTGTTGTCAGGGCCGATCTCGCTGTTCAGGCCACCCTGGGTTGA
- a CDS encoding flavin reductase family protein, with protein sequence MYRLLYPMRTYLVVSGKDEETNIMAADWVTVLSHRPFMVGVAVSPKRYTHRLIKKYGEFVISVPTLKMLDDVWIAGTRSGPSKLGEMNITLVPSKKVSVPSIKEAAANIECRVADARDYGDHTFFVGEVVDYTYYESVFSPRSVSIKVGLLAHVSWADFVTFEKRIYKPTERL encoded by the coding sequence ATGTACCGTCTGCTGTACCCCATGCGGACGTATCTCGTGGTCTCAGGAAAGGATGAAGAGACCAACATCATGGCGGCAGACTGGGTCACGGTGCTTTCACACAGACCCTTTATGGTGGGTGTTGCCGTTTCTCCAAAAAGGTACACGCATAGGCTCATAAAGAAGTACGGTGAGTTCGTGATCAGTGTACCAACCCTGAAAATGCTCGATGATGTTTGGATCGCTGGAACCAGAAGCGGCCCCTCAAAGCTGGGGGAGATGAACATAACACTGGTTCCATCAAAAAAGGTCTCAGTTCCAAGCATAAAGGAGGCTGCCGCCAACATTGAGTGCAGGGTCGCTGATGCGAGGGACTACGGCGACCACACCTTCTTCGTCGGTGAGGTTGTGGACTACACCTACTATGAGAGCGTCTTCAGTCCGAGGAGCGTCAGCATTAAGGTAGGGCTTCTCGCTCACGTTTCCTGGGCGGACTTCGTCACCTTTGAGAAGCGCATCTACAAGCCGACGGAAAGGCTTTAA